In Schistocerca gregaria isolate iqSchGreg1 chromosome 9, iqSchGreg1.2, whole genome shotgun sequence, a single genomic region encodes these proteins:
- the LOC126292102 gene encoding uncharacterized protein LOC126292102 codes for MSQDRKMARVPAGRDREKHRSSSPKLRGSGGAGRSSSGRVGKTQVKKSASDRKLESQKLRLAAREIRSDRRHTVKKKNTSKVQKQVPKADSTPTVAEGKVTEDEALYKQNMLITPDSERKCSAREIEKIREALVDALKPLEDGCFPQFYNSNNSQGVLVLTCANEQTKQWLERTVPLLKPWDGAKLCVKPKGEVARGTKVLFKTPKLFAKTDPKKILLMLSTQNKTLETRTWRNVSAKSDSSGQTLVYLVDNRSLEAIRALKNKAYLGLGNVELVILDEEDSKQDSVDADVKNEAEDGKDTAPAEKAQVS; via the exons ATGTCTCAAGACAGAAAAATGGCAAG AGTACCAGCAGGAAGGGATAGAGAGAAGCATCGGTCTTCAAGCCCAAAATTACGAGGCTCAGGAG GTGCTGGGCGCTCATCTTCAGGAAGAGTAGGGAAGACACAAGTGAAGAAATCTGCTTCAGACCGGAAACTCGAGTCTCAAAAATTAAGATTAGCTGCTAGAGAAATAAGATCCGACCGACGACACACAGTTAAGAAGAAGAATACGTCGAAAGTACAAAAGCAGGTTCCGAAAGCTGACAGTACGCCAACAGTTGCAGAAGGAAAGGTGACTGAAGATGAAGCGCTGTACAAACAGAATATGTTGATAACACCAGATTCCGAGCGAAAATGTTCAGCACGTGAAATCGAAAAAATCAGAGAAGCACTCGTAGACGCTCTCAAACCTCTCGAGGACGGGTGTTTTCCACAGTTTTACAATTCTAACAATTCCCAGGGTGTTCTCGTCCTTACGTGTGCCAACGAGCAGACAAAGCAGTGGCTGGAGAGAACTGTGCCCCTGCTGAAGCCGTGGGACGGTGCGAAGCTCTGTGTAAAGCCTAAGGGGGAAGTCGCACGAGGGACTAAGGTACTATTTAAGACACCAAAGTTGTTTGCCAAGACAGACCCCAAAAAGATCTTGTTGATGCTCAGCACTCAAAACAAGACTCTAGAGACCAGGACGTGGAGGAACGTTAGTGCGAAATCCGATTCGTCGGGCCAGACTCTGGTCTATTTAGTCGACAATCGGAGTCTCGAAGCCATCCGAGCCTTGAAGAATAAAGCGTATCTCGGATTGGGCAATGTTGAGTTAGTTATCTTAGATGAGGAGGACAGCAAGCAGGACTCTGTAGATGCAGACGTGAAAAATGAGGCGGAAGATGGCAAGGACACGGCTCCCGCAGAAAAAGCTCAAGTGTCGTGA
- the LOC126291534 gene encoding uncharacterized protein LOC126291534, whose translation MGKKSKFTLHLVKQADNGSYRIKSLEEDSSQVPPCPAPKERVDLQNEDNVKKEANTEVNSTSEFESLFKHSSKDDMFSGSSDVYDPDKNKNDHSSNNSTENNNDEVDVRVTSTKQYHKRKSNQPLQSLQKEKCMRGQDYLGKKMSLQKESNNEQK comes from the exons ATGGGTAAAAAGAGTAAATTCACTCTTCACCTTGTGAAACAAGCCGACAATGGGTCATATCGTATAAAATCACTGGAAGAAGATTCTAGTCAGGTTCCTCCTTGTCCTGCACCAAAGGAAAGAGTAGACCTACAAAATGAAG ataatgtgaaaaaagaagccAATACAGAGGTGAATTCCACTTCTGAGTTTGAAAGTCTTTTCAAACACAGCAGCAAGGATGATATGTTCAGTGGCAGTAGTGATGTTTATGATCCCGATAAAAACAAAAATGACCATAGCAGTAACAACAGCACGGAAAATAACAATGATGAAGTTGATGTGAGAGTAACAAGTACAAAGCAGTACCATAAAAGGAAAAGCAATCAACCACTTCAAAGCTTGCAGAAAGAAAAATGTATGAGGGGACAGGATTATTTAGGCAAAAAGATGAGTTTGCAAAAAGAGTCCAACAATGAGCAGAAGTAG